A segment of the Candidatus Obscuribacterales bacterium genome:
CTGACGATCTGCCCTCGACGCTCCCAATACCCGAATCCAAAGCTGTTCCGCTAGATCAAGCTGATTATTCAGCTCCGCATCCTGCGCTTCCGATTTAAGGGTCTTCACGTCATCCAGCGTCGCCTGTTCTGGCAACAGGATCAGGTAATTCTTCGACAGCGGCTCCACGGCCGTGTAGGGCGTTTGCTTTGGCTTGCCATGCCGGGCATTGAGGCTCGGCACCTGATAGCGCAGATGCAGGTTCAACCGTTCCACCGTGGCGCAATTGTTCGACCCTTGCAGCGTCAGGCCCTCCAGCAACGCATGGGTAAAGGAACCGTGCCCCAGCGCCTCAAGTTCATAGGACGCTTCCCGAGGGCTACAGCTATAGATCGTCACCATACCCTGCTGCTCCTCCGTTCCCAGGCCCGTCCCGTGACGGCGACCCTGGCTGCGGCAGGCATCCAACAGCAAAATCGTATTATCCGCTCCGCAGTTGCGCAGACAGGCGGTCACATCACTCACCCGCAGCGCCGTTTCGGCAATATTGCCCGGATCCACATCAATGGGCATCAGGTAGTCGTGGCCCTCATGCAGTTCGCCATGGCCAGCAAAGAAAAACCAAAAATTGTCCCCCGCTTCCAAAAACGGTGCCTGAAACCGCTCTCGGAAAAAGCGCTTCAGGTTGCCAAACGTGGGCAGCGATCGCATCTCCCCCCGAGGCGTCTCGATGGGCGGCGAATCATCGGCAAAGTAGAAGACCTGCTCAAACTTGACCGTGGTGAGAAAAAAATCTCGCACAGCGATCGCATCCTG
Coding sequences within it:
- a CDS encoding SUMF1/EgtB/PvdO family nonheme iron enzyme; this translates as MTRNWAICIGINDYYNLQPLQYAVQDAIAVRDFFLTTVKFEQVFYFADDSPPIETPRGEMRSLPTFGNLKRFFRERFQAPFLEAGDNFWFFFAGHGELHEGHDYLMPIDVDPGNIAETALRVSDVTACLRNCGADNTILLLDACRSQGRRHGTGLGTEEQQGMVTIYSCSPREASYELEALGHGSFTHALLEGLTLQGSNNCATVERLNLHLRYQVPSLNARHGKPKQTPYTAVEPLSKNYLILLPEQATLDDVKTLKSEAQDAELNNQLDLAEQLWIRVLGASRADRQAITALQRIAIKRDSLTVFPQPTHSTPRTAGQRSQEHSPSPMVEFEVVTVDHQGNVIDREQRQAEYHREDLGDGVTLDLMWIPGGTFTMGAPDGEGSDDEKPQHSVTISSFWMGKYLVTQSQWRAVSALPKIKRYLHDDPANFKGDNRPVEQVSWHEAVEFCQRLSRHTGRGYRLPSAAEWEYACRAGTTTPF